The following proteins are encoded in a genomic region of Candidatus Methylospira mobilis:
- the cobD gene encoding threonine-phosphate decarboxylase CobD, translating to MLEHGGRLARAAAASGTPIEDWLDLSTGVSPYAWPIPEIPARCWTRLPEEDDGLIEAASVYYGAHDLLAVDGSQCAIQLLPKLREPGRVGVLSPTYAEHAHAWRQWGHEVAELDADGAEEQLDSLNVLVAVNPNNPTGDCRTRDDLLRWHEALWARGGWLVVDEAFMDATPQLSVIAETHRSGLIVLRSFGKFFGCPGARLGFVAAERDVLQRLRELAGPWPVSGAARWIGRLALADFAWHETACALLASKSQALSALLQNHGLPPLHGTALFQWTKTEQAERLYTHFAEQRILLRLYTQPRSLRFGLPGTPDEWRRLEEALKYVLP from the coding sequence TTGCTTGAACATGGAGGCAGATTGGCGCGCGCCGCCGCGGCCAGCGGCACGCCAATCGAAGACTGGCTAGACTTGTCCACCGGCGTCAGCCCCTATGCCTGGCCGATACCGGAAATACCAGCGCGATGCTGGACGCGTTTGCCCGAAGAAGACGACGGTTTGATCGAAGCTGCCAGCGTTTACTATGGCGCGCACGATTTGCTGGCGGTCGACGGCAGTCAGTGCGCCATTCAATTGCTGCCGAAATTGCGCGAACCCGGCCGTGTCGGGGTGCTGAGTCCTACTTATGCCGAACACGCTCATGCCTGGCGACAATGGGGTCATGAAGTAGCCGAACTGGACGCCGATGGCGCCGAGGAACAACTGGACAGCCTGAATGTGCTGGTGGCGGTCAACCCGAACAACCCGACCGGAGACTGCCGCACGCGCGATGATCTGCTGCGCTGGCATGAGGCGCTGTGGGCACGCGGTGGCTGGCTGGTGGTCGATGAGGCGTTCATGGATGCAACGCCGCAGTTGAGCGTGATCGCCGAAACCCACCGTAGCGGCCTGATCGTATTGCGCTCCTTTGGTAAGTTCTTCGGCTGTCCGGGCGCCCGGCTGGGCTTTGTCGCCGCAGAACGCGATGTGCTGCAGCGCTTGCGCGAATTGGCTGGGCCATGGCCGGTCTCAGGCGCAGCGCGCTGGATTGGCCGGCTCGCATTGGCGGATTTCGCCTGGCATGAGACTGCATGCGCTTTACTGGCGTCCAAAAGCCAGGCGCTGAGTGCGCTGCTTCAGAACCACGGATTGCCGCCTCTGCATGGAACCGCGCTTTTTCAGTGGACTAAAACCGAACAGGCCGAACGGTTGTACACGCACTTTGCCGAACAGCGGATACTGCTTCGTTTGTACACGCAACCGCGTAGCCTGCGTTTCGGCTTGCCCGGCACTCCGGATGAATGGCGTAGATTGGAGGAGGCGCTGAAATACGTTCTACCTTAA
- a CDS encoding adenosylcobinamide-GDP ribazoletransferase — MNFTSFWLALQFLTRFPVPRTVTPGPAALGWSVVMYPLVALLIGMALALLQGALQYQHAAPGLAAGLLLTAWVVISGGLHIDGLADCVDAYVGGYGDAERSLAIMKDPRSGPMAVAAVVLLMLVKFGALMAIYEKHINLPLLLIPVIGRSFVALILLTTPYVRIRGLASPLVENLPRRPAITALAVSAFCAWLALGPWPLLAAVLAVWGLRSVAIRRIGGCTGDVLGAMIEISEASALAACALIEV; from the coding sequence ATGAACTTTACCTCCTTCTGGCTTGCATTACAGTTTCTAACGCGCTTCCCGGTTCCGCGCACGGTGACGCCTGGACCGGCGGCGCTGGGCTGGTCGGTGGTGATGTATCCGCTTGTGGCCTTGCTGATCGGTATGGCCCTTGCGCTGTTGCAAGGCGCGCTGCAATACCAGCACGCCGCACCGGGTCTGGCGGCAGGTTTGCTGTTGACTGCCTGGGTTGTGATTAGCGGAGGCCTGCACATCGACGGACTGGCCGATTGCGTGGACGCGTACGTCGGCGGATACGGCGACGCCGAGCGCAGTCTGGCTATCATGAAAGATCCTCGCTCCGGCCCGATGGCTGTAGCGGCTGTGGTTTTACTGATGCTGGTGAAATTCGGCGCGCTGATGGCGATTTATGAAAAACACATCAACCTGCCGCTGCTGTTAATCCCGGTAATCGGGCGCAGCTTCGTTGCGCTGATCTTGTTGACCACGCCCTATGTGCGCATCCGGGGACTCGCTTCGCCGCTGGTGGAAAATCTGCCGAGGCGGCCCGCAATAACGGCGCTTGCCGTTTCCGCTTTTTGCGCGTGGTTGGCGCTGGGACCATGGCCGCTGCTGGCGGCAGTTTTGGCCGTTTGGGGGCTGCGTTCAGTCGCAATACGGCGTATCGGCGGTTGCACCGGCGACGTACTGGGCGCGATGATAGAAATCAGCGAAGCAAGCGCTCTCGCTGCTTGCGCCTTGATAGAGGTTTGA
- a CDS encoding FUN14 domain-containing protein, with translation MNMNINSITSELPTDMLSSTFLLGEVGAPFVIGLAAGYFAKKMLRLALFIGGAAIVLVLVANNYGIAHVSTDSLQNAATAATAAAQQSGGFLMGHLSNITSKGASASAGFFLGLKFG, from the coding sequence ATGAACATGAACATCAACTCCATTACCAGCGAATTACCCACCGATATGCTGTCTTCGACATTTCTGCTCGGCGAGGTCGGCGCACCTTTCGTCATCGGTCTTGCTGCGGGTTATTTCGCAAAAAAGATGCTGAGACTCGCGCTGTTCATCGGCGGAGCCGCCATCGTGCTGGTGCTGGTAGCGAATAACTACGGCATCGCCCATGTCAGTACGGACAGCCTGCAAAATGCGGCGACTGCGGCAACCGCGGCTGCGCAGCAATCGGGCGGTTTTCTGATGGGGCATCTCTCCAACATCACCAGCAAGGGCGCCAGCGCCAGCGCCGGCTTTTTCCTTGGACTTAAATTCGGTTAA
- the dctA gene encoding C4-dicarboxylate transporter DctA: MHILPLCRQLYVQVLIAIALGILLGIFCPETASGAAVKALGEGFIKLIKMMIPPIIFCTVVSGIAHIQDAKKVGRIGVKALLYFEVISTFALIIGLLVGNILQPGRGFSSPSNVSSVAGYAEKASQLKPVDFVLGIIPDSFFGALAAGDILHVLVVAVLFGFSLMALRERGQAMRVFIEDIAHVMFGILSIIMKAAPIGAFGAMAFTIGKYGPQSLASLAGLVAGFYLTATLFVVVVLGTVARIAGFNILHFLLFIKDELLLVLGTSSSESALPRLMSKLQALGCSKPVVGLVIPTGYSFNLDGTNIYMTLTTLFIAQALNIDLTWGQQATILVVAMLTSKGASGVSGAGFITLAATLAAIDPAMVPGMAIVFGIDKFMSECRALTNMVGNSVATVVIASWEGELDRDAMRNTLGRTRPNAGNLTAEIKSSNQPGL, translated from the coding sequence ATGCATATACTCCCCTTGTGTCGTCAACTTTACGTTCAAGTGCTTATTGCCATCGCGCTAGGTATTTTGCTGGGCATTTTTTGCCCGGAAACAGCCTCCGGCGCAGCGGTAAAAGCGCTCGGGGAGGGCTTTATCAAACTGATAAAAATGATGATTCCGCCCATCATTTTTTGCACCGTGGTATCGGGTATCGCCCACATTCAGGATGCTAAAAAAGTCGGACGCATCGGTGTCAAGGCCTTACTGTATTTCGAAGTGATTTCGACCTTTGCGCTGATCATTGGCTTACTGGTCGGTAATATTCTGCAGCCCGGACGAGGATTCAGCAGTCCAAGCAATGTTTCGTCCGTGGCCGGTTACGCTGAAAAAGCGTCCCAACTAAAACCCGTCGATTTCGTACTGGGTATTATCCCCGACAGTTTCTTCGGCGCGCTGGCGGCGGGCGATATACTGCATGTGCTGGTGGTCGCGGTATTATTCGGCTTTTCACTGATGGCGCTACGCGAACGCGGTCAGGCCATGCGCGTGTTTATCGAAGATATCGCTCATGTGATGTTCGGCATCCTCTCCATTATTATGAAAGCAGCCCCGATCGGAGCCTTCGGCGCGATGGCGTTCACCATAGGCAAATACGGCCCGCAATCCCTCGCCAGCCTTGCCGGGCTGGTTGCCGGCTTTTATCTGACCGCCACCCTGTTTGTAGTCGTGGTCCTGGGGACAGTCGCGCGTATTGCCGGCTTCAACATTCTGCATTTCCTTCTATTTATCAAGGATGAGCTGTTGCTGGTACTGGGCACCAGCTCATCCGAAAGCGCATTGCCCCGTTTGATGAGCAAGCTCCAGGCACTGGGTTGCTCAAAACCGGTGGTTGGTCTGGTTATTCCCACCGGTTATTCGTTCAACCTCGACGGCACCAATATCTACATGACGCTGACGACATTATTTATCGCCCAGGCCCTGAACATCGATCTGACATGGGGGCAGCAGGCAACCATCCTGGTTGTGGCCATGCTCACATCCAAGGGCGCCAGCGGCGTCTCCGGCGCCGGATTTATTACCCTGGCGGCAACGCTCGCAGCGATAGACCCGGCGATGGTTCCCGGCATGGCGATCGTATTCGGCATCGATAAATTCATGAGCGAATGCCGCGCGTTGACCAACATGGTCGGCAACAGCGTAGCCACCGTAGTGATTGCGTCGTGGGAAGGCGAACTGGACCGTGACGCCATGAGAAACACGCTTGGACGGACAAGGCCAAACGCTGGCAACCTGACCGCCGAAATAAAATCAAGCAATCAACCCGGTTTATGA
- a CDS encoding bacteriohemerythrin — protein MEKNVAMVLGHDPIDNDHAEFIALLRRLNAATNADFPALFQQLYEHSERHFERENQLMQQYAYPAETEHKSEHQRILGEFSQFKTRVDKGLITFGRSFVKERLPQWFELHVVTMDSALAAHIKTASCG, from the coding sequence ATGGAAAAAAACGTAGCTATGGTATTGGGCCATGATCCAATCGATAACGATCACGCCGAATTTATCGCTCTGCTACGGCGTTTGAACGCCGCCACCAATGCCGATTTCCCCGCATTGTTTCAGCAGCTGTACGAACACAGCGAACGGCATTTCGAGCGAGAGAATCAATTGATGCAGCAATATGCTTACCCCGCGGAAACCGAGCATAAGAGCGAACACCAGCGCATACTCGGCGAATTCAGTCAATTCAAGACGCGGGTAGACAAGGGTTTGATTACCTTCGGACGATCGTTCGTCAAGGAACGCCTCCCGCAATGGTTCGAACTGCACGTCGTAACCATGGACAGCGCGCTCGCCGCGCATATCAAAACAGCGTCCTGCGGATAA
- a CDS encoding alpha-ketoglutarate-dependent dioxygenase AlkB family protein has protein sequence MSLCAELKVIEAFYDAETSERIYQRLLHEQSWPDNRYTHAGRQFVLPRLQTWHADSGIRYSYSNNLLETRPWTPLLSDIRAKIEASLNLSFNSVLVNCYRNGEDHVGWHADNEPELGELPFIASLTLGVERPFAYRHKKTSENGSILLRSGTLLIMQPDFQRHWLHSVPVDKNTTHGRINLTFRKVVAINNH, from the coding sequence ATGAGCCTCTGCGCCGAACTTAAAGTTATCGAAGCATTTTACGACGCCGAAACCAGCGAACGCATTTATCAGCGCTTGCTGCACGAACAAAGCTGGCCGGACAATCGCTACACCCACGCAGGACGGCAATTCGTCCTGCCCAGACTGCAAACCTGGCACGCCGATTCTGGAATTCGCTACAGCTATAGCAATAATCTGCTCGAAACCCGGCCATGGACGCCGCTACTGTCCGACATCCGCGCCAAAATCGAGGCATCCCTGAACCTTTCGTTCAACTCGGTACTGGTCAACTGCTATCGTAACGGCGAAGACCATGTCGGCTGGCACGCCGACAATGAACCGGAACTGGGCGAACTGCCGTTTATCGCATCGCTGACCCTGGGAGTGGAACGACCATTTGCATACCGGCATAAGAAAACATCGGAAAATGGAAGTATATTACTGCGCAGCGGCACGCTGCTAATCATGCAGCCCGATTTCCAGCGGCATTGGCTACATAGCGTTCCTGTCGATAAAAATACGACTCATGGGCGTATCAATTTGACGTTTCGGAAGGTTGTAGCGATAAATAACCACTGA
- a CDS encoding c-type cytochrome, whose amino-acid sequence MRTIITSVVATAILIIAGSALAVEMPADVKAKCGACHAMDQKIIGPSFTEIAKKYKGDKDAAGKIIANVVKGGSFGWNLGSMPPKGLGASDAEVKSASEFITGLAK is encoded by the coding sequence ATGAGAACTATTATTACAAGCGTGGTTGCAACAGCGATCCTGATTATAGCAGGTTCGGCTCTGGCGGTAGAAATGCCGGCGGACGTAAAGGCCAAGTGTGGCGCCTGTCACGCCATGGATCAGAAAATCATCGGCCCGTCATTCACCGAAATCGCTAAAAAATACAAAGGCGATAAGGACGCAGCCGGAAAAATAATCGCTAATGTGGTCAAGGGCGGTTCGTTTGGATGGAACCTTGGGTCGATGCCGCCAAAAGGCTTGGGCGCAAGCGACGCCGAAGTAAAATCCGCGTCGGAATTTATTACCGGTCTGGCAAAGTAG
- a CDS encoding YHYH protein: MHRFKSRVALPAAFCCAITAGGAGNAQQSDDKAMPLGDGRAGSMPLRGHVYSCMTRFLGGGAEHDGEWLGADSWDATRKIHVQGDVSWPNARFSVQTLNGVRKITGNGLPTGHTTGIFPIHPSDPAYRIDRNPNRIEARQVALNLPMLPEIAADAGCLPMGMVGITSGGVAIFNALDAAGRDAVAHEVQDHCNGHPQMSGQYHYHGISPCHAAENENNALIGYALDGFGIYSSRDESGKELSNADLDECHGRISRISWDGQRREMYHYVLTKEYPYTIGCFRGRLVSGSGEATNGEQPATGGPGFVPVGAASRLPPQEALDSCGVLSLGERCEFVSPRGDHVSGICRSPSGLKACVPDRMPAIR, encoded by the coding sequence ATGCATCGTTTCAAGTCCAGGGTTGCTTTGCCAGCTGCCTTTTGCTGCGCCATAACAGCCGGCGGCGCAGGCAACGCGCAACAATCGGACGACAAGGCTATGCCTCTCGGCGATGGCAGGGCTGGCTCCATGCCGTTACGCGGCCATGTTTATTCCTGCATGACCCGATTTCTTGGAGGCGGAGCCGAGCATGACGGCGAATGGCTCGGTGCCGATAGTTGGGACGCCACGCGTAAAATCCATGTGCAAGGCGATGTGTCGTGGCCGAATGCACGATTCAGCGTGCAGACGCTAAACGGCGTTCGCAAAATTACAGGCAACGGTTTGCCGACCGGCCATACCACTGGGATATTTCCTATTCATCCGTCGGACCCCGCCTATCGCATAGACCGTAATCCGAATCGAATCGAAGCCAGGCAAGTAGCCTTGAATCTTCCGATGCTGCCGGAAATCGCCGCCGACGCCGGCTGTTTGCCGATGGGCATGGTAGGGATTACCAGCGGCGGCGTGGCGATATTCAATGCGCTGGATGCAGCCGGACGCGATGCAGTGGCGCATGAGGTTCAGGATCATTGCAACGGTCATCCCCAAATGAGCGGTCAGTATCATTACCATGGTATATCGCCTTGTCATGCCGCAGAAAATGAAAACAATGCGTTGATCGGTTATGCGCTCGATGGTTTCGGCATTTACAGCAGTCGTGACGAAAGCGGCAAGGAGTTGAGCAATGCCGATCTCGATGAGTGCCATGGCCGTATCAGTCGTATTTCATGGGATGGGCAGCGGAGGGAAATGTATCATTACGTATTGACTAAGGAGTATCCGTATACCATCGGCTGTTTTCGTGGGCGTTTGGTTAGCGGTTCCGGAGAAGCGACGAATGGCGAACAGCCTGCAACAGGCGGACCGGGCTTCGTTCCTGTGGGAGCTGCGAGCCGCTTGCCGCCGCAAGAAGCCCTTGACTCCTGTGGAGTTCTGTCGCTGGGTGAGCGGTGCGAATTCGTTTCTCCGCGCGGCGACCATGTCTCCGGCATCTGCCGTTCGCCCAGCGGGCTTAAGGCATGTGTGCCTGACAGGATGCCCGCCATACGGTGA
- the cobO gene encoding cob(I)yrinic acid a,c-diamide adenosyltransferase produces the protein MTAESICNQRHRERMLRKQKVVDELIAGATHDKGLLLVITGNGKGKSSSAFGMVARSLGHGMKAGVVQFIKGAFSTGEETFFRRFPDEVEYHVMGEGFTWVTQDRNRDIQAAEAGWTVAQTMLSNPAINLVVLDELNIVLKFGYLPLERVLNALHQRPAGQHVVITGRGAIRELIDIADTVSEVNNIKHAFKQGIRAQKGIEL, from the coding sequence ATGACCGCAGAATCCATATGCAATCAACGCCATCGCGAACGCATGCTGCGTAAACAGAAGGTGGTTGACGAACTGATAGCCGGCGCGACGCACGATAAAGGCCTGCTGCTGGTCATAACCGGCAACGGCAAAGGCAAAAGCAGTTCGGCTTTCGGCATGGTAGCTCGCTCCCTGGGCCACGGCATGAAAGCCGGCGTCGTGCAGTTCATCAAAGGTGCGTTTTCCACCGGCGAAGAAACATTTTTCCGGCGCTTTCCGGATGAGGTCGAATATCACGTCATGGGAGAAGGTTTCACCTGGGTAACCCAGGATCGCAACCGCGACATTCAGGCTGCGGAAGCCGGTTGGACAGTCGCGCAAACCATGCTGAGCAACCCCGCTATCAATCTGGTGGTATTGGATGAACTCAACATTGTGCTGAAATTCGGCTATCTGCCGCTGGAGCGCGTACTGAACGCGTTGCATCAACGTCCGGCGGGACAGCATGTCGTTATTACCGGGCGCGGCGCGATACGCGAACTGATCGATATAGCCGATACCGTCAGCGAAGTTAACAACATCAAACACGCCTTCAAACAGGGCATACGCGCGCAAAAAGGGATTGAGCTTTGA
- the cbiB gene encoding adenosylcobinamide-phosphate synthase CbiB has product MDISTRMLVMPIAALLDRWLSEPSRYHPLIGFGRLAARTEQAIYGPQQGVTANARRLRGAASVAILLLPALTLATLIENMPYLGALLSIAGLYLAVGGQSLSEHAISVQQALLAGQLDQGRLAIARMVSRDTQTLDAEQIAAATAESVLENGCDAVFGALFWYLLAGLPGVVVYRLANTLDAMWGYRNTRYRDFGWAAARLDDALNYIPARLTALSYALCGHTPAALRAWRAQGANWKSPNAGPVMAAGAGALQIELGGAASYHGELTQRPPLGFGRRAEVRDIERAIRLVQRALLLWLALSVFGGISLA; this is encoded by the coding sequence ATGGATATCTCAACCCGAATGCTGGTCATGCCGATTGCCGCGCTACTGGATCGGTGGCTGAGCGAACCGTCCCGCTATCACCCGCTGATCGGGTTCGGCCGTCTGGCGGCTCGAACCGAGCAAGCTATCTACGGCCCGCAACAAGGCGTGACGGCGAATGCCCGGCGTCTGCGCGGCGCCGCCTCCGTCGCCATCCTGCTGCTGCCCGCGCTTACGCTTGCGACGCTGATCGAAAACATGCCTTACCTCGGCGCGTTGCTGTCGATCGCCGGACTTTATCTGGCCGTGGGAGGACAAAGCCTGAGCGAACACGCCATTTCCGTTCAGCAGGCCTTGCTGGCGGGACAGCTCGATCAGGGACGGCTGGCCATCGCGCGCATGGTAAGCCGCGACACGCAAACGCTGGATGCGGAACAGATTGCCGCCGCCACTGCAGAATCAGTATTGGAAAACGGCTGCGATGCGGTTTTCGGCGCACTGTTCTGGTATCTTCTGGCGGGCCTGCCCGGCGTCGTCGTTTATCGACTGGCCAATACGCTGGATGCGATGTGGGGCTATCGCAATACCCGCTACCGGGATTTTGGCTGGGCCGCCGCGCGTCTGGACGATGCGCTCAACTATATCCCGGCGCGCCTGACCGCGTTGTCTTATGCGCTATGCGGTCACACGCCTGCCGCGTTGCGCGCCTGGCGCGCGCAGGGCGCAAACTGGAAAAGCCCGAACGCCGGTCCGGTAATGGCGGCAGGCGCCGGCGCCTTGCAAATCGAACTGGGCGGAGCAGCCAGTTACCATGGCGAGCTGACGCAACGTCCGCCATTGGGATTCGGACGGCGGGCTGAAGTCCGCGATATCGAACGCGCCATCAGACTGGTGCAACGGGCGCTGCTGTTATGGCTGGCGCTGAGTGTTTTCGGGGGAATATCCCTTGCTTGA
- a CDS encoding lysozyme inhibitor LprI family protein — translation MRKLNKYLLIISLLIAPLHVYGASFNCAKSATWTEKTICSDSQLSDLDDLLMVSYTKALSRESDKAPLKTAQREWLKSVRNTCQDKTCLSKAYTSRLAELNNAVANAAESPSVSGKYIRYFDGKPDKHSSNITVRELGNGKAHITGSAIWVSNANTGNVNMGDLDGELPLEGNQIHYTDGESEGCRLTITFAGNGLEVSGDNMRCGGLNVSFNGYYKKSNPRKKI, via the coding sequence ATGCGAAAACTTAATAAATATCTGCTTATTATAAGCCTGCTCATAGCCCCGCTGCATGTATACGGCGCAAGTTTCAATTGCGCCAAATCGGCTACATGGACTGAAAAAACTATCTGTTCCGACTCACAACTATCGGATCTGGACGATTTGCTAATGGTTTCCTACACAAAAGCCCTGTCGCGGGAATCCGATAAGGCGCCGCTAAAAACGGCGCAGAGAGAATGGCTCAAGTCCGTACGCAATACCTGTCAGGACAAAACCTGTTTAAGCAAGGCATATACGTCGCGTCTGGCCGAACTGAATAATGCCGTTGCAAACGCTGCCGAATCGCCGTCCGTTTCAGGCAAATACATACGCTATTTCGATGGAAAACCGGACAAACATTCTTCAAACATCACTGTACGGGAACTGGGAAACGGAAAAGCCCATATCACAGGCTCCGCTATTTGGGTAAGCAATGCAAACACGGGCAATGTTAATATGGGAGACCTTGATGGCGAACTGCCGCTGGAAGGAAATCAAATTCACTACACGGACGGCGAAAGCGAGGGTTGCAGGCTGACCATTACCTTTGCGGGAAATGGCCTGGAAGTCAGCGGCGACAACATGCGATGCGGCGGACTCAACGTTTCCTTCAACGGGTACTATAAAAAATCAAATCCGCGCAAGAAAATCTGA
- a CDS encoding glutathione S-transferase family protein — protein sequence MKFYLTPGSCSTGIHILLEELDLVFEAHIVNLLAGDQLKPEYLALNPKATIPTLIRNDGSALTEFQAIAYWLARSYPKARLLPGDADGDARIIELMDYVVGTLHGQGYARIFTTDKFAPSPADFETVKAQGLHIVQQGFSVINEALPEQGYAMDAFSIADAALFYVEFWADKSGIELPDKCQKHYRLMLSRPVVRRVLMEEGYRPEDVQTAFI from the coding sequence ATGAAATTTTATTTAACGCCCGGCTCCTGCTCGACCGGCATCCACATTTTGCTGGAAGAACTCGATCTGGTTTTCGAGGCGCACATCGTCAACCTATTGGCCGGAGATCAATTGAAGCCGGAATATCTGGCGCTCAACCCCAAAGCCACCATCCCGACACTGATACGCAACGACGGCAGTGCACTGACCGAGTTTCAGGCCATTGCCTACTGGCTGGCGCGCAGCTATCCCAAAGCCCGGCTGCTGCCCGGCGACGCGGACGGCGACGCGCGCATCATCGAGCTGATGGACTACGTGGTCGGCACCCTGCATGGACAGGGCTACGCCAGAATTTTCACCACCGACAAATTCGCGCCCTCCCCGGCCGATTTCGAAACTGTAAAAGCACAAGGGTTACATATCGTTCAGCAGGGGTTTTCCGTCATCAACGAGGCTTTGCCGGAGCAAGGCTACGCCATGGACGCATTCAGCATCGCCGATGCCGCATTGTTTTATGTCGAGTTCTGGGCCGATAAGTCCGGCATTGAACTGCCGGACAAATGCCAGAAACACTATCGGCTGATGCTGTCGCGTCCGGTCGTACGGCGCGTGCTGATGGAAGAAGGCTATAGACCGGAAGATGTACAAACAGCCTTCATATAA
- a CDS encoding PA0069 family radical SAM protein, with translation MYRPLKYKGRGSISNAAGRFEKQSRQDVDDGWGNQDAELPPLNSEVIIDASRSLITYNDSPDIPFDRSINPYRGCEHGCIYCYARPTHAYLGLSPGLDFESRILIKPDAASLLRQELSKPGYRCAPLALGSNTDPYQPLERQHELMRQIVEILAETGHPLSIVTKSALIERDLDLLAPMAAQGLVSVGISITTLDRSLARTLEPRASAPQRRLETLARLSEAGIPTVAMVAPVIPALNDHEMEDIVKAAHAAGAVGAEFILLRLPLEVAELFEEWLRHHFPLKADHVLSLIRQSRGGKAYDPAFHQRLRGSGVYAELIAQRFGLICRRLGLNRSPPELRTDLFRKPHPYGQTSFDFFD, from the coding sequence ATGTACCGACCATTGAAATACAAGGGCCGAGGCAGCATCAGCAATGCCGCCGGACGATTCGAGAAACAAAGCCGCCAAGACGTCGATGATGGCTGGGGCAACCAGGATGCCGAGTTGCCGCCGCTGAATTCAGAGGTAATCATCGATGCGAGCCGCTCGCTGATTACCTACAACGACTCGCCGGATATTCCCTTCGATCGTTCGATCAACCCTTATCGTGGCTGCGAGCACGGTTGCATTTATTGTTACGCCCGGCCTACGCACGCCTATTTGGGGCTTTCACCGGGCCTGGATTTCGAAAGCCGGATTTTGATCAAGCCGGATGCCGCTTCTTTACTCCGGCAGGAGCTGAGCAAGCCAGGTTATCGCTGTGCGCCGCTGGCACTGGGCAGCAATACCGATCCTTATCAACCGCTTGAACGTCAGCACGAGTTGATGCGACAGATTGTGGAAATACTGGCGGAAACCGGTCATCCGTTGAGCATAGTCACCAAGTCCGCGTTGATCGAACGCGATTTGGACCTGCTGGCGCCGATGGCGGCGCAGGGTCTGGTTTCGGTGGGCATATCGATTACTACTCTGGACCGATCTTTGGCTCGGACTTTGGAGCCCAGGGCCTCCGCGCCGCAACGCCGTTTGGAAACCCTGGCCCGATTAAGCGAAGCCGGCATTCCAACGGTAGCGATGGTTGCTCCGGTCATTCCGGCGCTGAACGATCATGAAATGGAAGATATCGTCAAAGCCGCCCATGCGGCCGGTGCTGTCGGCGCCGAATTTATCCTGCTGCGATTGCCGCTGGAGGTAGCTGAACTGTTCGAGGAATGGCTGCGTCATCACTTCCCGTTGAAAGCCGATCATGTGTTGAGTTTGATCCGGCAGAGCCGCGGGGGGAAGGCTTACGATCCGGCGTTTCATCAACGGCTGCGCGGCAGCGGCGTTTATGCCGAACTGATCGCGCAGCGCTTCGGCTTGATTTGCAGACGCTTGGGGTTGAACAGGTCCCCGCCCGAGTTGCGCACCGATTTGTTTCGTAAACCCCATCCGTATGGGCAGACCAGCTTTGATTTTTTCGACTGA
- the bluB gene encoding 5,6-dimethylbenzimidazole synthase — protein sequence MSDFSAEEIETVYRVIRERRDMRHFRPDPIDPRVLERLLLAAHHAPSVGYMQPWRFIRITDPALRMQIHAQVESERQKTAEALGNRKDEFSKLKVEGILDCGVLLVAALSDDREKHVFGRRTLPEMDLASVACAIQNLWLAARAEGLGLGWVSFFDPVELAELLGIPDGGKPVAILCLGHVEAFYPQPMLEMTDWEKRRNVDELVFENRWGMNIGVHPQPFSQFSTVQ from the coding sequence ATGTCGGACTTCAGCGCGGAAGAAATCGAAACCGTCTACCGCGTTATCCGCGAGCGCCGCGACATGCGCCACTTCCGGCCCGACCCGATCGACCCGCGCGTGCTCGAGCGCTTGCTGCTGGCCGCCCACCATGCGCCCAGCGTCGGCTACATGCAACCCTGGCGCTTCATTAGGATTACCGACCCAGCCCTGCGCATGCAAATACACGCACAGGTTGAAAGCGAACGCCAAAAAACCGCTGAAGCGCTGGGAAACAGAAAAGACGAGTTCAGCAAGCTGAAAGTCGAAGGCATACTTGACTGCGGCGTGCTGCTGGTAGCTGCGCTGAGCGATGATCGGGAAAAGCATGTTTTCGGCCGGCGTACGCTGCCGGAAATGGATCTGGCCTCGGTCGCCTGCGCGATACAGAATCTGTGGCTCGCCGCGCGTGCGGAAGGCCTGGGGCTGGGCTGGGTATCGTTTTTCGACCCCGTTGAGCTGGCTGAACTTCTCGGCATCCCCGATGGCGGAAAACCGGTGGCGATACTGTGCCTGGGACACGTCGAAGCTTTCTATCCGCAACCGATGCTGGAAATGACCGACTGGGAAAAACGCCGCAATGTGGATGAATTGGTTTTCGAGAACAGGTGGGGAATGAATATCGGAGTACACCCGCAACCCTTTTCGCAGTTCTCTACGGTTCAGTAA